The Rosa rugosa chromosome 1, drRosRugo1.1, whole genome shotgun sequence genomic sequence ATTCATTTGAATGATCTTATGGGAGTTAGGCCTTCATATTGATGTGGTGTCCATCGTATTAGATTTAAGGGTATTTATGTTCTTTTTTACAATTTTGGACAGGGGATGGCAGCCGGAGAAGAGTTTAACTTGTCAACCTTGAAGTCTCAACTGAGCCAAACACATGAAATGTGGAAGCTGGAGATGGATCAGCGTCAGTCCCATGTGGATGTATTGCAAAAGAAGCTTATAGAGGTAGAGGCTTGTATAGAGGGGTCTGATGAAGACTCAAAAAAGGAATTAGAGGTTCTTTGGCGGAGAGTTAAGACGGCTGCCAGTTTGTTAACATACTTGAAATCAAAAGCAAGAATAATGGCTGTTCCTCATTTAGCCCATACAGCATGTGGCATCAAACAATCTGAAGGAGTGGGGCTTGTTGATAAAAATGGTACACCGTTGGCTGGATGGTCTCGGAATGTTGATCTTTCTTCCTTTGAAATTCCAGATGCAGATTCTTCAATTGGGATTGGCAAGCAACAGGACTCTCTAGATGAACAAGATGCAGCTTATATCAGTGAACTGCTTAAGTCTGTGCAGATGGTTACAGATGTAATGGAAGCTCTAGTTAAGAGAGTTATATTGGCAGAATCTGAAACGGCAGTTGAGAAGGAGAAGGTAACTTTTGGTCAGgaagaaattaagaaaaagTCCATCCAAATTGAGAACATGTCTTTGAAGTTGGAGGAGATGGAGCGGTTTGCTCTAGGTACAAATGGTATTCTAAATGAAATGCGGCAGAGAGTTGAGGATTTGGTTCAAGAGACATCTATACAGAGGGAACGAGCCACAGAAAATGAACAGGAGCTTTGCCGGGTGAAGCGGGACTTTGAGTCTCTAAAATCGTATGTCAGCAGTCTCATCACTGTACGAGAAACATTGCTTTCATCAGAGAAGCAGTTTCAAACTATTGAGAGGCTGTTTGAgcggtcagtatctttcttatTCTGCAGTGAATGGATGTTCAGTTTTCACTATATTTTCCCTTTAGTTATCATGTCAGATTCTTTGCAATTGATTTCCTTCATTGTAGGTAAGAAATCTTCTCTATGCAAAGGCCTCCCTTTCATTATGATACTTGCATCTTGTTTCTCCCTTCTATTAGGATGATAATAGAAAGGATAGAATGCTTTGCTTGCTTCCGTATTGCGTGTCTTGCTGAGAAAAGCATGAAGCTATCTAAGCACTTATTTGAAATTTCTTTGATCTATATGGTGCTGAATTGTCATTTTATTAGATCTTTTGCATGTGTGCACACATGGAGAGGCATATGTTTCCATGTGTGTCCATGCTCTTATGTTTCTAAGCAGCAGTAGTCATATGCTTATGCCTGTGTTAATCCTGATTGTATGCCATTGTACAAGCATATACGCTAGCTGGACATGTTTTGTTGTTTCATTATCTCATGTTGCTTTGGAACAGGCTAGTTGCAAAAACAACACAGTTAGAGGGTGAGAAAACACAGAAAGAGGTGGAAGTTCAAAAACTTATGCAAGAGAATGTGAGGCTGAGTGCTCTTCTTGATAAGAAAGAAGCCCAACTTCATGCCATGAATGAACAATGCAAGGTGATGGCTTTGAGTGCTTCGAACATCTAATTCTTCAGGCTTGCCTTTGTACTTCCCGGTGGCTGGTGGATGGTTGTTTGTGGCCGGTGGATTGCTTTGCAATGCCATTTGGTTCAATCCCACCCGTTAGATCCAGGGACGCATCTAGCAATGTATGACTCTGAGTGGCAAACTTTGTCAGATATCCTTTCTTTCAATTGTAACATTGTGAAGTGCCCCCTGAACTTGTTATCTGGTTCTGCATTTATGCTGCTGTTGTTGGAAACTAAACCCAAAGAGTCTTTAATTGGAATGCAATATCTGAGTTAAAATGTTTATGCATCAATGCCTTATAGGTTGCCTATCTGCATATTATGCTTCACTTCTACATTTATCCCTCTGATATTCTAATTAGATCTTGAAATATGTTATATCAATCCATATTCTAATCCATGAGCTAAATATGAAGTTGAAAAGGTTGTAGCTCTCAACTTTCCTTTCGGTAATCTTCTAaatatctaacggttgattttcagaagtgatatacccatgcatatataaacatctaacggttgatttgcggtAATGTAATCTAAAAGTGGGTCTCtcaaaccgttgattagaaagtttTCATGAATCCTCATTTTAGGCGTCCTCATTAGGAGCTCTCTCAACAAATATGCATTACTTAACTAAAGAATTTGACACCTTACTAATGAAACACTTGATGTTAAGTATCAACAACACAATTAAAGTTTAAACAATTTTAGACCCACCCTAAAGTAAATACTTATGGACGATTAAACTATAAAATTACCTATTTAGaggattttgaaaaaaaaaatattgataaaTATGCTATGCCTTTTGGCTTTTGCTGGTTGGCGGTTACCCCAAAATTGAGTCTTTTTGTttcttcacaaaaaaaaaaaaaaaaaaaaagatcgaaATGTGTTAGGGTCACACCCAAACCCTTCTCTTAATCTTCAGGCCCAGCCCAACTTCGACTGATGCTCTTGTTCCTTTCAGCAAACCAGATCTCCAGGCAGTACGGTGACTAGACCTCCCTCTGAGTCAAACCTGCCATTTTTGTCTTCAGTGTTGTTGGGACCTTTTTGTCCTTCTATTCTATTGTCCCTGTCGAGATGTCAGGAACCCAAATGTAGAAGACTCTTTATATTGTAGCAAACGGCTCTTTGAAAGCCATCAATGAATGAAATGCATTTCCTTTAATTTATCTTTCTGTTTGAATTAGCTCAAGTACCTAATATCTGGTATCAGAGACCCTGCATGAGGGGCCTGCACCAGGCACCACCATCCACAGCCTTGCTTCCAACCAACCCCATTATGGCTACACCGCCATCCCCAGGCGCTCCGTCCAATTCGGCAGCTCCATCCTCTGAACCCCAAACCATTCCTTCGATCCATGATATCCACCAGTCAGTAGCCAATCTACAGACCCAAAATGAAGAGCTGCATCTCTCCATGGATTCCTTCAGGACCAACCTCACCAACCAAGTTCAACAGCTTCACCAAACAGTGATGGAGACTATGCTTCGCATTCAAACCTCTTTTTCCCCACTTCCATCCCCTCCTACTCCATATTCTCCACTTCCTTCTACCGCACCGGTAGTATCACAACTTTCCACACCCACCACCCTTCCTCAAATCACATTCGGGTCCATGACCCCCCCACCCCTCACCAGCGAATTTGGCCTAGGCTGGTCTAACCCACTACCATCCATATCCCATACTCCACCTTCCCATACCAGAACCCCTTCGTCCATTGCTTCACCCACCTACTCCACCCTGGTGTCCACCTCAACTCACACCACCACCCCATCCACAACCACACACACAATTCCCAACCCAACCTCTCACTCTTCAGGCCCTGAGCCCTTCCACTCAGCTCCATTTCCTGGGCACACCAACCATACATACCAAACACTTCCCCCTCACCAAGATTTTCATCACTACCGTCCTCCTAGAGTCGAGCTACCCCGTTTTTACGGCGACGACGTCGTGGGCTGGCTGGCCATGGCAGAACGCTACCTCAGAGCCCATCGCGTTCCTTACCATGAGCGGGTGTCTGCGGTCTCTTCCTACTTTGGGAACGACCCCTCGGTTTGGATGAACGCCCTGGAACAAAGACATCCGCTCATTACCTGGGAGCAATTGGTCACAATCATGCTGGAACACTTTGGCTCGGGGTCGACAACTGACATCACCGCAGCCCTCTCCCATCTCCAACAAACCTCCTCCGTGGACGACTTCATCAATCGTTTCACCAAACTATCTTGCAGAGTCCCTGACTGGTCTGATGCACAACTATTACCCATTTTTTTGGGTGGCCTCAAACCTGAAGTGCGTCATGACGTGATGGCCTTAGAgcctcactcactcactcaagCTCAGCGCTTAGCTCGGAGGTATGAATCAAAAAACCAAGATCTTCGCCTCTCCCGCTTCCAACGCCCCACCACCTGGAACTCTACCTCCAGAAACAACCCACCACCACCTTCAAATTTCTCCTCCAACTCACCGCATCCACAAACCCGGAATCCCATACCACCACACACTTCTTCTTCTACCACCACTACTCACAACCCCAGCCGCACCCATCGTATACTCTCTCCATTTGAACAAAAAGAGCGTAGAGCCAAAAACCTCTGTTTTAATTGTGATGAACAGTATTCCAAAGGCCACATTTGCAAGAACCCAATCATGACCATCCTAGAATGCACCGAGACAGTGGAGGATACCCAGGAATTCCAGGACTGCCCTGCGGATCTGGAAGAGTCTACAGCTGACAGTGAGCCCATCATACCTATCCACACCATCAGTCATGCCAAGGCTAGCGAAATGATGCGGCTGAAAGGCTCCATCTTGGGCCTAGAAATCGATGTCTTTATCGATTGTGGGGCTGCAATGAACTTCCTTAACCCCAAGGTAGCTGTTCAACTCGGCCTTCCGATCTGCAATTCCCCACCGCAGAAATTCACCGCAGCCTCAGGCCACTCCCTATCCCCCTCAGGGCTGGTCCAAAATGTCACCGTGGAGATGCAAGGATATCGGTATACCAACTCCTTCCTACTCCTCCCGGTAGCCGGCTGTGATTTAGTGCTTGGGGCCCAGTGGCTGGACTCCCTAGGCTACATTGGCTGGCATTTCTTGGAGAAGATAATGATGTTCATTGTGGATGGTGAGAAACATGTCCTACGTGGCCTCACTTCCAACACTCAATCCACTGACGACTCGGGCCTACTAAGCCTCCTTCCCCTTGAACAACTCGACCTACTGGCCCTAGTGTTACCAGCATCAGCTCATAGCCAAATTCCCACCGTCATTCCCGAACTCCAACCCATCCTCACCCAGTTTGCCTCCCTTTTCGAACCACCCACCTCTCTTCCACCGAAACGGTTTATCGATCACCGTATACCACTCCTACCCAACAAAGGCCCAGTCAATGTTCGCCCCTACCGTTACGCCCACTCCCAAAAGGCTGAGTTAGAAACTCAAGTGCAAGAGATGCTGACCCAAGGTATTATTAGGCCCAGCAGCAGCCCGTACTCTTCTCCGGTGTTGTTGGTACGTAAGAAGGAGGGTACATGGCGCTTTTGCGTCGACTACCGTTCCCTTAATGAGGTTACAATCAAGGATCGTTTTCCCATTCCCGTGGTGGACGAACTCCTTGATGAACTCCATGGTGCAACTCACTTTACGAAGTTGGATTTACGCTCAGGTTACCACCAAATCCGGATGCACGAAGCCGATATTCACAAAACAGCATTTCGGACTCATGATGGCCATTTTGAGTTCGTCGTCATGCCGTTTGGGCTCTCCAATGCCCCCTCCACTTTTCAAGCACTCATGAATCACATCTTCAAGCCTATGCTTCGTAAGTTTGTCCTCGTTTTCTTTGATGACATACTTATTTACAGCAAGGATTTAGCTTCTCACATTACTCACATTCATGAAGTTTTCCAAGTATTACATGATCATAGCTTGAAAGTAAAGTTGTCTAAATGCTCGTTTGCTCAATCAAGTGTGGCTTATTTGGGCCACATCATTTCGGCCCAGGGGGTTTCGGTCGACCCATCCAAGATCCAAGGGATAGTAGACTGGCCAAAGCCGAAGTCCACCAAAGCCCTCCGTGGCTTTCTGGGTCTCACAGGTTACTACCGCAAGTTCGTCAAACACTATGGGCTCATTGCTAAACCTCTTTCTGATATGTTGAAAGTCAATAACTTCAATTGGACCCCAGAGGCAGAGGCTGCTTTCTTACAACTCAAAGAGGCGCTGACCACAGCACCAGTCTTGGCACTTCCAGATTTCGGTGCCCCCTTTTCTATTGAAACTGACGCAAGCGGCACGGGCATCGGGGCCGTCCTTCAGCAACACAACCACCCGATTGCTTACCTTAGCAAGGCACTGTCTCCCCGCAACCAGGGCTTGTCTGTCTACGAAAAGGAGATGCTTGCCATATTGTTTGCTGTGGAAAAGTGGAGACCT encodes the following:
- the LOC133716828 gene encoding uncharacterized protein LOC133716828 — translated: MAAGEEFNLSTLKSQLSQTHEMWKLEMDQRQSHVDVLQKKLIEVEACIEGSDEDSKKELEVLWRRVKTAASLLTYLKSKARIMAVPHLAHTACGIKQSEGVGLVDKNGTPLAGWSRNVDLSSFEIPDADSSIGIGKQQDSLDEQDAAYISELLKSVQMVTDVMEALVKRVILAESETAVEKEKVTFGQEEIKKKSIQIENMSLKLEEMERFALGTNGILNEMRQRVEDLVQETSIQRERATENEQELCRVKRDFESLKSYVSSLITVRETLLSSEKQFQTIERLFERLVAKTTQLEGEKTQKEVEVQKLMQENVRLSALLDKKEAQLHAMNEQCKVMALSASNI